One Rhodobacteraceae bacterium M385 genomic region harbors:
- a CDS encoding DsbA family protein, producing the protein MEVLTRRTLLVAAGLSGTAYAGFKVLPLAFPPSVDFTALDDPPGFRAVGGGDFSSGSFNAFVGLDGNDTEVEEQLVSEQDVRADLCGALYGTFDPDSSQIPIAAFSDYYCPFCRVQTRNLAALAERNIDEIAIKWHELPLLGDASEAAARAALAAGRQGRYAEFQESLIRTPFVANDGYIEALAESIGVDHDQLLRDIASETLTRELQTTSMLARVFGFVGTPAMVIGRTVVVGQISDRQLFSIVEAERAENWTAVC; encoded by the coding sequence GGCACAGCATACGCTGGTTTTAAAGTACTCCCTCTGGCTTTTCCTCCAAGTGTTGACTTTACAGCTCTCGATGATCCGCCCGGGTTTCGCGCCGTAGGTGGCGGTGATTTTTCATCCGGATCATTCAATGCATTTGTGGGACTGGATGGTAACGATACTGAGGTCGAGGAACAATTGGTGAGCGAGCAAGACGTTCGTGCGGACCTTTGCGGCGCGCTATACGGGACGTTCGACCCGGATAGTTCCCAAATTCCGATTGCCGCGTTCTCTGACTACTATTGTCCATTCTGCCGCGTTCAAACGCGCAACCTTGCTGCACTCGCTGAGCGAAACATAGATGAAATAGCCATTAAGTGGCATGAGCTTCCATTGCTTGGGGATGCGTCAGAGGCGGCGGCACGCGCCGCTCTGGCGGCAGGTCGGCAAGGGCGTTACGCCGAATTTCAAGAGAGCCTTATTCGAACACCGTTCGTGGCTAACGATGGATATATCGAGGCCTTGGCCGAAAGCATTGGTGTGGATCACGATCAGCTTCTTCGTGACATTGCCTCCGAAACCCTAACTCGAGAGCTTCAGACGACATCGATGTTGGCTCGCGTCTTTGGTTTCGTTGGAACGCCAGCTATGGTTATTGGCCGCACTGTCGTAGTGGGGCAAATTTCTGATCGCCAACTGTTCAGTATTGTTGAGGCCGAAAGGGCCGAAAATTGGACCGCCGTTTGCTAG